The bacterium nucleotide sequence TGTAATGCAGGCGGGAATGTCCTGTTTACCGCGTTATAATATCGAAGAGAGAACAGGGGATATTTCATAACAGCAAAGACACAATATCATCCTGACGATATACTCCACCCTAAATCCGTTTACACGGATTTTTTCTCCGTGCTCTCCGTGCCTCCATGGTAATAATTTTAAACTTACATGCTTATCACACGAGATAAACGGATTATATTATATGTACAACGAAAATCGCATATTACGCATATTAATTAAAAAACATACGATACAAAGGATTCCGGCCATGAAAAAAGGATATTTTACGTTTGTACTGCTCCTGATGCTTGCCATTGCGGTCAATGGTTTCGCGGGGTGGAACATGACCGAGAAACAGCGCAGAAAGTACAACGACGAGCTCGATAAACTCCACCTGCGGCAGAATACGGGCTTTGTCAGCGACAAATCGGACAAAATGCTCCGTGAACCGAAAGAAGAGCATGTCGTCAACGATTTCACCGTGGCAAAAGTACCCCCCGAGATCAGGATGATGATCGTTCCCGACATGGTTCCCGAATATTTTCCCGATGAGGCTACCGAAGCCGCATGGGCTAACTGGGGAAAAGTTGCCCGCAGCGCCGACAACCGCTTCTTTTTCTCGGTCGGCGACCACCGTGGCATGGGCTGCCAGATTAATATCTACGAGTACTCGCCCGCCCGCGACCTGGTATACAAGGTGGTCGATGTGGATAATCTTCTCGGCTGGACGGATAATTCATACACCGATGGCAAGATTCACGGCCATATGGGCATCATGCCGGACGGCACCCTCTGGGCGGCAACCCATTACGGCGTCTACCCGGATTCTTCCTGGTGGGCGAACGGTTATCGCGGGAGCTGGCTTCTGAGCTATAATATTAACACACATGAGGCGAAAAACTGGGGCGTCCCCCTTGTCGGCCAGATGCTACCCGAGTTCAACCTCGATGCGAAACGGGGCAGGCTCATGGGCGCCGGCGCCAACAAGACAGTCCTCTGCTGGGATGCCATCAACAAAAAGGTGACCTATGCCGGATGCCCACCGGATGGGTGGGAATGGTGGCAGCGCGCCATGCTCCTCGATGAGAATACCGGGAAATTCTGGACCACCTGCCGCGGCGACAGTCTCCATCATTTCCTGAGCTTCGATCCCGAATTCAACCGGTTCGAGCGCTGCGAGCTCTCGCCACCGGAGAATCCGTACGATCACACGGTTTACCAGCTCCGCGCCTACACGGATAAGCGCGCGGAGGATGGCGCCTTTTACTGTTTCACCCACAACGGCACGCTGTTCCGTTTCCGGCCCGAAAAGCCCGCGGTTGAGCCTGTCGGTGTCAACTGGGACCGGGGACGGTACACCTCGACGACCGCGCTCGACCCCACAGGCCGTTATATCTATTATATGCCCGGCGGCAAAAAAATGCAGAACGCCAATGAGTACGGGCCCCTCGTGCAGTACGATGTCAGAACCGGGAAAAAGAAAGTCATCGCATGGCTCGCCGATTATTACTGGGAGAAGTACGGTTACTGGATCGGCGGCACATACGGCATGGAGATTTCGATGGATGGCTCGTTCCTCGTCATCTGCATGAATGGCGCCTTCGTACCCCGTGACGACGAGAACGGCGCGCCGTACGGGAATCCGTCGCTTTTTGTTGTGTATATACCGGAAGAGGAGCGAATGATAGAATAATAGCCTCTAAAATAGATCTATGAAAATTTGTAGTATATTTGAAAAGGTAAATACATTAACCTTTAATGATATATGGGTAGAAATTATTTAAGATTTTCACATTCCATTTTGTTTTTTTCTTGACTATACAGTAAATATGGTATATATTCAACAATCAATTAACGACTTACCCCGTTATGAAATATGTGTCCTATCTGATCTCAAGTTATAAACTTCCTGATAGAACCCAACCTGAATGTCTCTCCCGGAGTAATATTGTTTCTGGTGAATTGTCCGGGATATAATCCCCGGTGTTTCGGGCTGTAGGTAAAATAATTTAAGTACAAAAACCATTCCGCGTGACATAGCTTTGACGATCTTCGGTATAGTTCGAAAAATAATAATATGCTGCATTATCTGCCGATAGGTAAGTTGTACTGATTATATACCCTTTTTCTGATAAGACAACACATCTGCTGATATATTTCTCTTAGTAATTGGGCATTCCCCAAGAAGGATTAACCGTTATGGACATTGATGAACTCAAGACAAAGACTATTTCCGAGCTTGCCGATTATGCGAAAAGCCTGAAAATCGAAAGTATCACCGGCCTGAAAAAAGCCGATATAATCTTCAAGATTCTCGAAGCACAGACCCAGCAGAACGGCAACATTTTCGCCGAGGGCGTTCTGGAAGTCCTCGAGGATGGGTACGGGTTCCTCCGGTCGCCGTCATATAATTACATGCCTGGCCCGGACGATATCTATGTTTCCCACTCCCAGATCAAGCGCTTCTCGCTGAAAACAGGCGATTCCGTCTCCGGCCAGATTCGTCCGCCAAAGGATTCGGAACGGTATTTCGCGCTCCTTAAAATCGAAGCCATCAATCATGAAAATCCCGAAGCATCGAAAGATAAAATCTTTTTCGATAACCTCACCCCCGTACACCCGAACCGGAAATTCGACCTCGAAACGACACCCAACGAGGTGAGCACCCGTATCATGAATCTGCTCTGCCCGATCGGGTTCGGCCAGCGCGGACTCATCGTCGCCCCGCCTTTTACCGGGAAAACGATGCTCATGCAGAAGGTCGCCAATGCCATTACGGCTAACCATCCCGATATCAGCCTCATCGTCCTCCTCATAGACGAGCGGCCTGAGGAAGTGACCGAAATGCAGCGCGCAGTCAAGGGAGAGGTTATCTCGTCCACATTCGATGAACCTCAGAACAGGCATGTCCAGGTCGCCAACATGGTCATCGAGAAGGCGAAACGGCTTGTCGAGTATGGTCATCACGTGGTGATTCTGCTCGATTCGATTACCCGGCTCGCACGGGCGTACAATAATATTATCCCGCATTCCGGAAAAATTCTGTCGGGCGGTATCGACGCCAACGCACTGACATGGCCCAAACAGTTTTTCGGTGCGGCCCGTAATATCGAGAACGGCGGCAGTCTGACCATACTTGCCACCACGCTCATCGAGACCGGCTCGCGTATGGATGATGTTATCTACGAGGAATTCAAAGGCCGCGGAAACATGGAGATGGTGCTCGACCGCAAGCTGTCGAACCGCCGCATATTCCCCGCAATGGACATCAAACGTTCCGCAACCCGTAAGGAAGAGCTCCTGCTCACCGAGGCCGAGCTGAACCGTATCTGGATCATGCGCCGTATCCTCGATCCCATGGGTACCGCCGAGGCGATGGAATTTCTCCTTGAGAAAATACGAGATACGAAAAACAACAAGGCGCTGCTCGAAACCATGAGCGCAAACAGCCTGTAAACAATACTGAAATACTTCATATAAAGGGGGCATTTTCGCCCCCTTTTTTTGTCACTTGTTCGATGCCCGGTACTACCTCACACTAGAACTGAAAAATAGTGTTTATCTCGATTGCATATAGATATTGAGTAAATCCCGGCATGAAAATTTAAACATACACCTGTCATCATGCGCTCATTACAGGTTATTGCTTCGGCGATTAAACAGTGATATCGGATGACGTCATGCCGAACTTGTTTCGGCATCTATTCCTGCTATTGGTATCATTATTTATCCGCCGGAGCAATATTTAAAAAACCTCAGAGCGCATCTGAATCCTATATCAACAATTGCAATCTTGAATGAATTGAAATTTAACTGGTAAATTGATAGTTGATTTATTATAATACAAGACTAAAAAAAGCATTTTGTGTACTAAAATATTTAATGTTTTTTTTGGCTTCCTGGAACCCTTATCCTGTTAAACAGTCTTAACTGGTAAAAATTTCCGTAAAGCCATATATTCGTTCACTGCATACTCAAGAAGGAGATGTGCATGATCAGAATTGAAAACCTTACAAAGTACTATGGGGATTTCAAAGCCGTTGATAATGTCTCTTTTAACATCAACGACGGCGAAATCCTGGGCTTTCTGGGGCCGAACGGCGCCGGAAAGACAACAACCCTCAAAGTTCTCACCTGTTTCATGCCCCCGACATCGGGCACAATCAAGTACAAAGACCTCGATGTACATGAAAACTCGATGGAAATCCGTCAGATGATAGGCTATCTGCCCGAAAATGCGCCCCTCTATGAGTACATGAGTACCATGGAATACCTCGAATATATCTGTGATCTCAGGGAGATCAGGGGTGCCCGGAGAAAAGAACGGATGGATGCGATGATCGAGACATGCGGCCTTTCCAAAATGATCGGCAAAGACATCGGAGAACTATCCAAGGGTTATCGTCAGCGCGTGGGGATTGCTCAGGCGATGATTCATGAACCCGATATCCTTATCCTCGATGAGCCTACAGTCGGTCTCGACCCCAACCAGATCGTTGAGATTCGCAATCTCATCAGAAAAGTCGGAAAGGAAAAAACGGTCATTCTTTCGACACATATTCTCAGCGAGGTCGAAGCGACCTGCGACAGGGTGGTCATCATCTCCTCCGGCGAAATCGTTGCGGATGGCACCACGGACTCTCTGAGGAGCCAGATGACGGGACAGTCGGTTCTCCATCTCGAGCTCAAGGGTGATGTACCCGATGCGGCGGATGTGTTCTCGGGACTCGGCAATGTTGCCACTGTCAGCACCATGTCAGGGAAAAACGGCGGAACCGTCGAGTTCGATATCGGCATCAGGGGAGACCGCGATATCCGGGAGGATGTTTTCAGAACGGCAGTCGCTAAAGGCTGGACAATCCTTGAAATGCACCTTCAGGAGAATAACCTCGAGGATGTATTCCGTAATCTCACAAAATCCCAGGGGGCTTGATATATGAAGAAGATTTTACCTATTTTCCGCCGTGAAGTATTCGCATACTTCTACTCACCGGTGGCATATATCGTAATATCGGTGTTCCTCATAATCACCGGATGGTTTTTTACGAGCGAGATGTTCCTGTCGAATGAATCATCCCTCAGGAGCGTTTTCAGCATCATTCCGTTCATTTTTATCTTTTTCGTTCCGGCTATCACCATGCGTCTTCTGAGCGAGGAACGGAAAAGCGGAACCATCGAACTCCTCTTCACCATGCCCATCAGCGACCTCGAGATCATACTCGGCAAGTATTTCGCCGGGCTCAGTCTGCTGACGGTGGCATTGATCTTTACATTGCCCTTTGCCATTTCCATTGTCTTTCTCGGGACACCGGACATAGGAATGCTCATAACCGGGTACCTGGGTCTGATCCTTATGGGAGCCTCCTATGTGGCCATCGGGATTTTCGCCTCGACAGTGTCACGAAACCAGGTGGTTGCATTCATCGTGGCTTTTGCCATCATTTTCGTCTTGTGGCTCATCAATAAATTTCTCATGCTTATTCCGCCTCCGTTTGTACCCGTACTCCAGTACCTGAGTATCGACTATCATTATGAAAATATCGGACGAGGGGTAATCGACTCACGTGATATAACATACTACCTGTCACTGATCATCTTCATGCTGTCACTGGCTAAACTGTCACTGGAAAGCCGAAAATGGAGTTGAGGAGGCTTGATTCATGAAAAAACTGAATAGTGCATCTATACTTTCGATCCTTTTTCTTTTGGGTATACTGGTGATGGTAAACGCGATAGGAATCAGGTATTTCCTTCGCGCCGACCTTACCAGCGCAAACATGTATTCTCTTGCCAAGGCATCAAAAAATATCGTCGGCAGCGTCGAGGACAAAATCCTCGTCAAGGCATACTTCTCCCCCAACCTGCCGGGCAATTATTCGAGCATAGAACGCTATCTCCATGATATGCTCGATGATTACCGGGCGTATTCGCATGGCCATTTCGAATACGAATTCATCAACCCGGGCAACGAACAGAAACTTGAAGAGGAGGCACAGAGCTTCCAGATTCCTCCGCGGCAGTTTCAGGTTGTAGAGAACGACAAGATCGAGGTCGTAAAGGGGTATACGGGAGTCGCTTTCGTGTACGGCGACAAAAAGGAAGCCCTGCCGTCAATCGACAATATCGATAACCTCGAATACGAGATCACAAGCCTGATCAAACGCATCACCACCGACCGTCAGCCGATACTGGGCGTAGCCTCGACGGGAACCGAGCAGGACAGGCAGCAGATGCAGAAGCTCTATGAAGCCCTTGGCCGTAATTATAACGTTCAGCCGGTTGATTTGGATAAAACCATAGAAAAAGGGGTGGATGGCCTTCTGATCCTGGCGCCCCGCCTGCCGTTTACCGACTGGCAGCTTTTCAATATCGACCAGTATATAATCAACGGCGGCAAAGCCATGATGCTCATGAACTGGTATCACGCGGATATCCGCGAGGGCCAGCAGGCGATGCCGTACGAACTCAATATCAACAAACTCCTGAACGCCTATGGTATCGGTCTAGGCGAGGACATGATCAGCGATGCGAACTGCGCCACGGTTGGCATGACATCGCAGCAGGGATTCTTTCAGGTAACCCAGCCGGTGAGATTCCCCTATTTCCCGGTGATACAGACATTCAATCCCAGCAATATAATCACGCGTGACCTCCAGAAAATTCAGACATATTATCCGTCATCGGTCGATACAACACTCGCCGCAGCCAAGGGATTCACGGTACAGGGACTCATGTATACCTCGAATCTGGCAACGAGAGATACGGGCCCGGCGGTCTATCTCGATCCCTTCCGGAGGAGAACGAAACAGGACTTCCCCGAATCGCATATCCCTATCGCTGCGCTGGTCAGAGGCAAGTTCAAATCATTTTTAGCCGAATCGGGTCCACCGGCGCAAAACAAGGACGGCGAGGCATACAGCGGGCCGTTTAAAGCTGAAGCAGATGCCGAAAACAGACTCATTCTTGTCGGCGACGGGCATCTGGGGATTGACCAATACATTGACGCATACGGGCTCATGTTCATGCAGAACGCAATCGACTGGCTGATTCAGAGTGAAGACCTCATAGCCATCAGGTCCAAGCAGATTCCCCAGAAACCGTTGAAGGATATTCCGCCGGTTGCCAAGAAGTTTGTCAAGTGGGGCAATCTTTTCGGGCCGACTATTCTGATAATCATACTGGGAATCGTGCTGTGGCAGGTTCGCCGTATCAAGAAAAAAGCCTTGATGGCTCTGTGATGTAGGGAGGCGATGTAATGAAAAATAAAACAACACTCATGCTTGGCGGTGCATTTCTCGTTCTTGTTCTGATTTTCCTGATTACATCCTATAATCCGCCGGAAGAGACAAAAGGGGCAACAGCATTGTTCCCGAGCGAAAAACCGCTTATCGACAAGTTTGAGATCAAGCGGGCCAACGGGGAAAGCATTGTGCTGGAGAAGAAAAACAGCCTCTGGTATATAACCTCTCCCTTTGAATACAAAGCCTCGGATGTAGCCATCGAGCAAACTATCACCGGTCTGCTCAATATTCAGATCGATGGTGTCGTATCGAACCGGAAAGAGGCTCAGGAAAAATTTGGCGTGAGCGATTCGACAGGCATATCGCTGAAAGCTTACAGCAATGGGAAAAGTGTGCTCGATGTCATCGCCGGAAAAAACACTGTCGACCTGACACATACCTATGTACGTATGGCGAATTCATCCGATATATCGCTCTGGCGTGGTCTGTTCGCTCGTCAGATTGACAAGGAAATCGACGATTGGCGTGACAAGACCATCTACAGCTTCAATCCCGGAGATATCCTCACTGTTTCGATAAAACAGGGTTCTATAATCCGTGAAGCCGTACTTCAGGACACCACATGGGTCTATAAGGAAAACGGCAAGGAAAAACCTGTCGACCAGGCGAAGATAAAACAGTCGGTGAATTTTATCGCCACCATGAACTGCGATACGTTTGCCGAAGGGCCGGACATCCCCAGGGCAGCTGAAAAAGCGGCTGATACACAGGTCACCTTCACCGTACGAAACGGCGACAAGCACACTTACGATGTCTGGACACCGGGTGAAAACGACAACGGCCGTTACCTCGTCCGGAAAGAAAACGGCGACATTCTTTTCCGTTTTTACCGGTTCCGCGGTTCGCGGATTATCCTGAACTATGAGGATATAAAATCGATTTAACTGTACCGAAATCATTGCAGGGGGATGTATCGTACATTGATACATCCCCTTTTTTATTGCATCATACTCTCCTTCGTGATACTTTACTGTTTCTTCTGATCCGCTCAATTCACAAGATTTTATAGAACACAGATTGACGCGAATATGATGGATTTTCGCGGATTTGATTTTTTTATTATCTTTTTTGATGTGAATGATTAATAGAAACCTTTGAAGTAATTGTTAGTAACATGCCCGAATGCTTGATATAATACTTTTTTCCCTCTCCTGTTTACGGGAGAGGGACAGAGCGTGAGGGTAATTGCTCTCATCCCTGACCCTTCATCCATACAGGGGAGAAGGGAATTAATGACCGATGTGAGTACGATCTTTTTCATTGTTCCAAAGATTTTAATAATTAGTAAAGATAGTACAAACAATCTATTATACCCATTTGTGTCTTTGTGTCTTTGTGGTTTAATACTTTCATGAATAATCCGGACTAGAACGTTTATAATTATTTCCGAGGATTAACTGTTACCATGAGCTCTATCCGGTATACAATGAGTATTGCTGTCACAGCGGCTATCCTTTTTCTTTTTTCATCCGTACTCCATGCGGATGAAATCGACAATATCCGTCACTACCGTATCTCTGACACTGCGATTATCATTTATTATGATCTCCGGTGCGCCGGACCCCGGAATATCTCTGTCGAGGTCTCGCCGGACGGTGGCGTACATTTCTCCATAAAGCCCCGGACGCTTTCCGGCGATGTCGGTAACGGTATCATGCCCGGCCTTTCGAAACGCATACGATGGGACATTGCCGACGATGGCATCGAACTTACCGAAAACGCCGTGATTCGGGTAATTACCGGGAGCACTGCTGAAACGCTCCTCCCGTCTCAGGAAACGGGTAAAAAAACAGTCGTCGCCGTCCGGACAGACACCTCCCTGAAAATCGACGGTCTTCTCAATGAATCTTCCTGGATTAATTCAGTTCCCGCCTCAGGCTTCATTCAGCGTGAACAGACAGAGGGCGCCCCGGCAACGGAAAAAACCGAAATAAGAATACTCTATGATGATGAAAACGTGTATATCGGCGTCATGTGTTATGATTCGAATCCCGGCGCAATAATCCGTAACGAGATGGACAGGGATGTCGACCTGGTGAGCGACGATAACTTCACCCTGGTCCTCGACACCTTCGAGGCGAAACGGAGCGGATATTTTTTCGAGATTAATCCGAACGGCGCACGCTATGACGGTTTCTTCTACGGCGGCGAGCTGATCAATCCCGACTGGGACGGTGTATGGGACGCGGTAACCCGGGTGACCGATTCCGGGTGGTCGGCCGAGGTTGTCATACCCTTCAAAACACTCAGGTTTCCCAATACCGAGAGCCAGACATGGGGCATAAATTTCCGTCGGATCATCCGCCGCAAGAACGAGGAGGTTCTCTGGTGCTCGTGGAAAAGGGACGATGGTCTCTTTCAACTGATAAAAGCCGGAAACCTGACCGGCATACAGCATGTTCATCACGGGAGAAAGTTCGAATTCATGCCTTATGTTCTTGGCGGTATGGAAAAAAACGATTCCGGGAAAAAGAGAGATTTAAAATACGGTGGGGACATCATCTATCCTATAACGA carries:
- a CDS encoding GldG family protein, with amino-acid sequence MKKLNSASILSILFLLGILVMVNAIGIRYFLRADLTSANMYSLAKASKNIVGSVEDKILVKAYFSPNLPGNYSSIERYLHDMLDDYRAYSHGHFEYEFINPGNEQKLEEEAQSFQIPPRQFQVVENDKIEVVKGYTGVAFVYGDKKEALPSIDNIDNLEYEITSLIKRITTDRQPILGVASTGTEQDRQQMQKLYEALGRNYNVQPVDLDKTIEKGVDGLLILAPRLPFTDWQLFNIDQYIINGGKAMMLMNWYHADIREGQQAMPYELNINKLLNAYGIGLGEDMISDANCATVGMTSQQGFFQVTQPVRFPYFPVIQTFNPSNIITRDLQKIQTYYPSSVDTTLAAAKGFTVQGLMYTSNLATRDTGPAVYLDPFRRRTKQDFPESHIPIAALVRGKFKSFLAESGPPAQNKDGEAYSGPFKAEADAENRLILVGDGHLGIDQYIDAYGLMFMQNAIDWLIQSEDLIAIRSKQIPQKPLKDIPPVAKKFVKWGNLFGPTILIIILGIVLWQVRRIKKKALMAL
- a CDS encoding DUF4340 domain-containing protein — protein: MKNKTTLMLGGAFLVLVLIFLITSYNPPEETKGATALFPSEKPLIDKFEIKRANGESIVLEKKNSLWYITSPFEYKASDVAIEQTITGLLNIQIDGVVSNRKEAQEKFGVSDSTGISLKAYSNGKSVLDVIAGKNTVDLTHTYVRMANSSDISLWRGLFARQIDKEIDDWRDKTIYSFNPGDILTVSIKQGSIIREAVLQDTTWVYKENGKEKPVDQAKIKQSVNFIATMNCDTFAEGPDIPRAAEKAADTQVTFTVRNGDKHTYDVWTPGENDNGRYLVRKENGDILFRFYRFRGSRIILNYEDIKSI
- the rho gene encoding transcription termination factor Rho translates to MDIDELKTKTISELADYAKSLKIESITGLKKADIIFKILEAQTQQNGNIFAEGVLEVLEDGYGFLRSPSYNYMPGPDDIYVSHSQIKRFSLKTGDSVSGQIRPPKDSERYFALLKIEAINHENPEASKDKIFFDNLTPVHPNRKFDLETTPNEVSTRIMNLLCPIGFGQRGLIVAPPFTGKTMLMQKVANAITANHPDISLIVLLIDERPEEVTEMQRAVKGEVISSTFDEPQNRHVQVANMVIEKAKRLVEYGHHVVILLDSITRLARAYNNIIPHSGKILSGGIDANALTWPKQFFGAARNIENGGSLTILATTLIETGSRMDDVIYEEFKGRGNMEMVLDRKLSNRRIFPAMDIKRSATRKEELLLTEAELNRIWIMRRILDPMGTAEAMEFLLEKIRDTKNNKALLETMSANSL
- a CDS encoding ABC transporter ATP-binding protein, with the protein product MIRIENLTKYYGDFKAVDNVSFNINDGEILGFLGPNGAGKTTTLKVLTCFMPPTSGTIKYKDLDVHENSMEIRQMIGYLPENAPLYEYMSTMEYLEYICDLREIRGARRKERMDAMIETCGLSKMIGKDIGELSKGYRQRVGIAQAMIHEPDILILDEPTVGLDPNQIVEIRNLIRKVGKEKTVILSTHILSEVEATCDRVVIISSGEIVADGTTDSLRSQMTGQSVLHLELKGDVPDAADVFSGLGNVATVSTMSGKNGGTVEFDIGIRGDRDIREDVFRTAVAKGWTILEMHLQENNLEDVFRNLTKSQGA
- a CDS encoding ABC transporter permease, coding for MKKILPIFRREVFAYFYSPVAYIVISVFLIITGWFFTSEMFLSNESSLRSVFSIIPFIFIFFVPAITMRLLSEERKSGTIELLFTMPISDLEIILGKYFAGLSLLTVALIFTLPFAISIVFLGTPDIGMLITGYLGLILMGASYVAIGIFASTVSRNQVVAFIVAFAIIFVLWLINKFLMLIPPPFVPVLQYLSIDYHYENIGRGVIDSRDITYYLSLIIFMLSLAKLSLESRKWS